From a single Arthrobacter sp. SLBN-112 genomic region:
- a CDS encoding ABC transporter permease yields MTTDLSAPARRGTTTAGRGNSPRPPFGVSAVSVLAVLIALFSLVPLGYVAYMTVATGWDTAVGLILRPRVGELLLNTLLLMAATIPLCLLLGVAGAWLVERTKLRGHRVWAVLLAAPLAVPAFVNSYAWVTAVPSLGGLGSGILISTLSYFPLVYIPAAATLSRLDPAIEQSAAALGLGAWRTFFRVVLPQLRIAMTGGALLVGLHLLAEYGAFAMIRFDTFTTAIMTQYQSTFNGAAGNMLASVLVLFCLLLLLAEVRSRGTARYARIGSGVQGKALRLPLHAYQWPAQLFLLALTALAFGLPLFYVIRWILAGGADIWTASEFLPALLTTFSYGLAGAAATTVVAFPMAYLAVRHPGWFSKSLELSNYVTSSMPGIVVALAFVTVSIRLVPGVYQTAGLLVAAYVLLFIPRALVNLRAGLAQAPKELDEAAQALGKPPLLAFIRVTLRLTAPAAAGGAALVFLAIANELTATLLLSPNGTRTLATEFWSKSSEIDYAGAAPYALLMILLSAPMTYLLFQQSKKVAGQ; encoded by the coding sequence TGGCAACCGGGTGGGACACCGCCGTCGGCCTCATCCTGCGGCCCCGCGTGGGCGAACTGCTGCTGAACACCCTGCTCCTGATGGCAGCCACCATCCCGCTGTGCCTGCTGCTTGGCGTGGCGGGGGCGTGGCTGGTGGAGCGGACCAAACTGCGCGGCCACCGGGTCTGGGCCGTGCTGCTGGCCGCTCCGCTGGCCGTCCCGGCGTTCGTGAACAGCTACGCGTGGGTTACCGCTGTCCCGTCACTTGGCGGCCTGGGCTCGGGCATCCTGATCTCCACCCTGTCCTATTTCCCACTGGTGTACATCCCCGCGGCCGCCACCCTGAGCCGGCTGGATCCGGCCATTGAGCAGTCCGCAGCGGCCCTGGGACTCGGCGCCTGGCGGACCTTCTTCCGCGTGGTGCTCCCCCAGCTCCGGATCGCCATGACCGGCGGGGCCCTGCTGGTGGGCCTGCACCTGCTGGCCGAATACGGTGCGTTCGCCATGATCCGGTTCGATACCTTCACCACCGCGATCATGACCCAGTACCAGTCCACGTTCAACGGCGCAGCCGGAAACATGCTGGCCAGCGTCCTGGTGCTCTTCTGCCTGCTCCTGCTGCTGGCCGAGGTCCGCAGCCGCGGCACCGCCCGCTACGCCCGCATCGGTTCCGGTGTGCAGGGCAAGGCCCTGCGGCTCCCGCTGCACGCCTACCAGTGGCCCGCGCAGCTTTTCCTGCTGGCACTGACCGCCCTGGCGTTCGGCCTCCCGCTGTTCTACGTCATCCGTTGGATCCTGGCCGGCGGGGCGGACATCTGGACTGCGTCCGAGTTCCTGCCGGCCCTCCTCACCACCTTCAGCTACGGGCTTGCCGGCGCCGCAGCCACCACCGTGGTGGCCTTCCCCATGGCTTACCTCGCCGTCCGGCACCCCGGCTGGTTCAGCAAGTCGCTGGAGCTGTCCAACTACGTCACCAGCTCCATGCCGGGCATCGTGGTGGCCCTGGCGTTCGTCACCGTGAGCATCCGCCTGGTGCCCGGGGTGTACCAGACCGCGGGGCTGCTGGTGGCCGCGTATGTGCTCCTGTTCATCCCGCGGGCCCTGGTGAACCTCCGGGCCGGGCTGGCGCAGGCCCCCAAGGAACTCGACGAGGCAGCCCAGGCACTGGGCAAGCCGCCGCTGCTGGCCTTCATCCGCGTTACCCTGCGGCTCACAGCGCCGGCCGCCGCGGGCGGGGCAGCCCTGGTGTTCCTTGCCATCGCCAACGAACTCACCGCCACGTTGCTGCTGTCCCCCAACGGCACCAGGACCCTGGCCACCGAGTTCTGGAGCAAGAGCAGTGAAATCGACTATGCGGGCGCCGCGCCCTACGCCCTGCTGATGATCCTGCTTTCGGCCCCCATGACCTACCTCCTCTTCCAACAGTCCAAGAAAGTAGCCGGACAGTGA
- a CDS encoding ABC transporter ATP-binding protein, with product MTAPSTRRLPGPRVAPSVAATTNSHLQITDVTKNFGPQAVLKGVNLSVAKGGTTAIVGPSGSGKTTLLRLIAGFEHPDTGSISLNGTLVAGEGAWLPAHKRHIGYVAQDGALFPHLTVGQNVAFGLDAAKLEGGRRAVAARVAELLEMVSLDAAMAKRRPHQLSGGQQQRVALARALAREPELMLLDEPFSALDAGLRVATRRAVAKVLAEAGVTTILVTHDQAEALSFADQVAVMRGGKLAQIGNPFVVYTRPADRATAEFLGDAVILDAWLEGSLATCSLGGIPVRRPPAQGRVQLMLRPEQIRIAEDGPIRGVVVDTDYFGPETTVRLKLNVPQEVAEHADHRYPGGGEVITIRHWNASIARPGMELCLRVVGEAVAFPMED from the coding sequence GTGACAGCACCATCAACCCGCAGGCTGCCCGGGCCGCGGGTGGCACCCTCCGTGGCCGCAACCACCAACAGCCACCTGCAGATAACGGACGTCACCAAGAACTTCGGGCCGCAGGCGGTCCTGAAGGGCGTCAACCTGTCCGTGGCCAAGGGCGGAACCACCGCCATCGTGGGCCCGTCCGGCTCCGGCAAGACCACCCTCCTGCGCCTGATCGCCGGGTTTGAACACCCGGATACCGGGAGCATCTCCCTGAACGGAACCCTCGTGGCCGGTGAGGGTGCCTGGCTTCCCGCGCACAAGCGGCACATCGGCTACGTGGCCCAGGACGGCGCCCTGTTCCCGCACCTCACGGTGGGCCAGAACGTTGCCTTTGGCCTTGATGCCGCCAAGCTCGAGGGCGGCCGCCGCGCCGTTGCCGCCCGTGTGGCCGAACTCCTGGAGATGGTTTCCCTGGATGCCGCCATGGCCAAGCGCCGGCCCCACCAGCTCTCCGGCGGCCAGCAGCAGCGGGTGGCCCTGGCACGGGCGCTGGCACGCGAACCGGAGCTGATGCTCCTGGACGAGCCCTTCTCCGCCCTGGACGCCGGGCTCCGCGTTGCCACCCGCCGTGCAGTGGCCAAGGTCCTGGCCGAGGCCGGCGTCACCACCATCCTGGTCACGCACGATCAGGCCGAGGCCCTCTCCTTCGCCGACCAGGTGGCCGTCATGCGCGGCGGAAAGCTGGCCCAGATCGGCAACCCCTTTGTGGTGTACACCCGCCCCGCGGACCGGGCCACCGCCGAGTTCCTGGGCGACGCCGTCATCCTGGACGCCTGGCTGGAAGGGTCCCTGGCCACCTGCTCCCTGGGCGGCATCCCCGTGCGCAGGCCGCCGGCGCAGGGTCGCGTGCAGCTGATGCTGCGGCCGGAACAGATCCGCATCGCCGAGGACGGCCCCATCCGCGGCGTGGTGGTGGATACCGACTACTTCGGCCCCGAAACCACGGTGCGGCTGAAGCTGAACGTCCCCCAGGAAGTGGCAGAACACGCCGACCACCGGTACCCCGGCGGCGGCGAAGTGATCACCATCCGGCACTGGAACGCCTCGATCGCCCGGCCCGGCATGGAGCTGTGCCTGCGGGTTGTGGGCGAAGCCGTCGCGTTCCCCATGGAGGACTAA
- the nhaA gene encoding Na+/H+ antiporter NhaA: MDSTTPPPTPPTPSRNTFFGSTVFSRGSYAEALRIGEILRKETVGGALLVAAAVIALIWANSPASDSYFALRDFKVGYEPWHLELSLGAWAADGLLAIFFFLVGLELKREFVAGDLRQISKSIVPVAAAVGGVVVPAVIYAVVNLASPETLRGWAIPTATDIAFAVAVLAIIGSHLPSALRIFLLTLAVVDDLIAISIIAFFYSSDIQAAPLLLALIPLALYAFLAQKYRRFFGRHVAAAWLILLPLGALTWALVHASGIHATVAGVLLGFAIPVIRSQASGGPEAGPGLAEIFEHRFRPISAGVAVPIFAFFSAGVAVGGWEGLGSALSDPVALGIILGLVLGKPIGILGTTWILTKATRASLDSSFKWIDVFGVALLAGIGFTVSLLVAELSFGHGSLHDDHAKVGILAASLIAALLATAVLRTRNRQYRVAEELEQVDSDRDGVPDVYQERA, encoded by the coding sequence ATGGACTCCACCACGCCTCCGCCAACACCGCCCACGCCCAGCCGGAACACATTTTTCGGCTCCACTGTCTTTTCACGCGGCAGCTATGCCGAAGCACTGCGGATCGGGGAGATCCTCCGCAAGGAGACCGTAGGTGGTGCACTCCTGGTCGCAGCTGCCGTGATCGCCCTCATCTGGGCCAACTCCCCAGCGTCGGACAGCTACTTTGCCCTTCGTGATTTTAAGGTGGGCTACGAACCGTGGCACCTGGAACTGAGCCTGGGCGCATGGGCGGCGGACGGCCTGCTGGCCATCTTCTTCTTCCTGGTGGGCCTTGAACTCAAACGCGAATTCGTGGCCGGCGACCTGCGGCAGATCAGCAAGTCCATTGTGCCCGTGGCCGCCGCCGTGGGCGGCGTGGTGGTCCCGGCGGTGATTTACGCCGTCGTCAACCTCGCCAGCCCGGAAACACTCCGCGGCTGGGCCATTCCGACGGCCACGGACATTGCTTTTGCCGTGGCTGTGCTGGCCATCATCGGCTCACACTTGCCCAGCGCGCTGCGGATCTTCCTGCTGACGCTGGCCGTGGTGGATGACCTGATTGCCATCAGCATCATCGCGTTCTTCTACTCAAGCGACATCCAGGCCGCACCGCTGCTCCTGGCGCTCATCCCGCTGGCCCTCTATGCCTTCCTGGCGCAGAAGTACCGCCGCTTCTTCGGCCGCCACGTTGCCGCCGCATGGCTGATCCTGTTGCCGCTTGGTGCCCTGACGTGGGCGCTGGTGCACGCGTCCGGCATCCACGCCACCGTGGCCGGCGTGCTGCTTGGGTTCGCCATTCCCGTGATCCGTTCGCAGGCGTCCGGCGGACCCGAGGCCGGTCCCGGGCTGGCCGAGATTTTCGAGCACCGGTTCCGCCCGATCTCCGCCGGCGTGGCCGTTCCCATCTTCGCGTTCTTCTCCGCCGGCGTGGCCGTTGGCGGGTGGGAAGGCCTGGGCTCAGCCCTGTCGGATCCGGTGGCACTGGGCATCATCCTGGGCCTGGTCCTGGGTAAGCCGATCGGCATTTTGGGCACCACGTGGATCCTGACCAAAGCGACCAGGGCCAGCCTGGACAGCTCCTTCAAATGGATCGATGTGTTTGGCGTTGCGCTGCTGGCAGGGATCGGGTTTACCGTCTCCCTGCTGGTGGCAGAGCTCAGCTTTGGCCACGGCAGCCTGCATGACGACCACGCGAAGGTGGGCATCCTGGCTGCCTCGCTGATCGCCGCGCTGCTGGCCACGGCGGTGCTGCGGACGCGGAACCGGCAGTACCGCGTCGCCGAAGAGTTGGAGCAGGTGGACTCGGACCGCGACGGCGTTCCGGACGTCTACCAGGAACGCGCCTGA
- a CDS encoding PAS and ANTAR domain-containing protein: MTELSDLYTYSSALGDSESDAGIFRVKMGAAGPTFHWSDGMFRLHGYQRGEVVPSMELIFAHKHPNDRERCEEILAQVSMTGGFFCMYHRIVDARGRTRRVLTSGEAVLGVDGSVEAFEGVTVDLSRTLQRETEQTAREAVEGATATRTVIDQARGILMGQLKLGSDDAFQMLVSTSSHRNVKLVVVAAELVQLANSPEARIYLDRAVRAISLTGRADHTGGRRAG, encoded by the coding sequence GTGACGGAGCTCAGCGACCTTTATACGTATTCGAGTGCACTGGGGGACAGCGAAAGCGACGCCGGCATTTTCAGGGTGAAGATGGGGGCTGCAGGCCCAACGTTCCACTGGTCGGACGGAATGTTCCGGCTGCATGGCTACCAGCGCGGCGAGGTTGTCCCCAGCATGGAACTGATCTTCGCCCACAAGCACCCCAATGACAGGGAGCGGTGCGAAGAGATCCTGGCACAGGTTTCGATGACCGGCGGGTTCTTCTGCATGTACCACCGGATTGTTGATGCCCGCGGCAGGACCCGGCGTGTGCTGACGTCAGGCGAGGCAGTCCTGGGCGTGGATGGATCGGTGGAGGCGTTCGAAGGCGTCACCGTGGACCTCAGCCGGACGCTGCAGCGCGAAACTGAACAGACGGCGCGGGAAGCAGTGGAGGGTGCCACCGCAACCCGCACTGTGATCGACCAGGCCAGGGGCATCCTGATGGGCCAGCTGAAGCTCGGCTCCGACGATGCCTTCCAGATGCTGGTGAGCACCAGCAGCCACCGCAACGTCAAGCTGGTGGTGGTGGCGGCGGAGCTGGTGCAGCTGGCCAATTCTCCTGAAGCGCGGATCTATCTTGACCGGGCCGTGCGGGCCATCTCACTGACCGGACGGGCGGACCACACCGGAGGCCGCCGCGCCGGGTAG
- a CDS encoding heavy-metal-associated domain-containing protein codes for MNTGNRPQLPLASSGCSCCTPAGTAEQPTSQPARAAHQPSSAVGNSDGGASFQRDFRVEGMTCGHCVRSVETAVSAVAGVASASVDLVPGGRSRLTVKGSASDADVRQAVAAAGYSLA; via the coding sequence ATGAACACCGGGAACCGCCCCCAGCTCCCCCTGGCTTCCTCCGGCTGCAGCTGCTGCACCCCTGCCGGCACCGCGGAGCAACCCACCAGCCAGCCTGCGCGTGCCGCACACCAGCCCTCTTCCGCCGTCGGAAATTCCGACGGCGGCGCCTCCTTCCAGCGTGACTTCAGGGTGGAGGGCATGACCTGCGGGCACTGCGTCCGGTCGGTGGAAACGGCAGTGTCCGCGGTTGCGGGCGTGGCGTCGGCGTCCGTTGACCTGGTCCCCGGCGGCCGGTCCCGGCTGACCGTGAAGGGTTCGGCGTCCGATGCCGACGTTCGCCAGGCCGTGGCCGCCGCAGGCTACTCCCTGGCATAA
- a CDS encoding copper-translocating P-type ATPase translates to MHDHHDTDHQGGPLDHDQPPSGTLTEPPGHGAGHPGPAGHTEHAGHGQHDDDHTVHTHGQHAGHSTAMFKNRFWLTLALAVPVVYFSPMMAHLLGYMPPEFPGSAWIPPVLGTVIFFYGGQPFLKGGLQELKDRTPGMMLLIGMAISVAFAASWVTSLGIGGFDLDFWWELALLVAIMLLGHWIEMRALGSAQGALDALAALLPDEAERITDTGTETVPVSELQPDDLVLVRSGARMPADGTVVEGQAEVDESMITGESKTVPRGPGDAVVAGTVATDTSVRVRVTAVGDDTALAGIQRLVAEAQQSSSRAQALADRAAAFLFYFAAGAGVLTFIAWTLLGSIPEAVTRTVTVLVIACPHALGLAIPLVIAISTEQAARAGVLIKNRMALERMRTIDVVLFDKTGTLTTGAPQLKDVAAAEGVDADELLALAAAVESDSEHPVARAIVRAARERNLTLPVATGSTSLTGRGVKASVDGRTVHVGGPALLRELGAVEPSALAQSTRAWMDRGAAVLHVIDDDGRVLGAVSLEDAVRAESRQAVAALQNRGVKVGMITGDARQVAQAVAEDLNIDEVFAEVLPADKDKKVAELQARGLKVAMVGDGVNDSPALARAEVGIAIGAGTDVAMESAGVVLAGNDPRAVLSMVDLSRASYRKMWQNLVWATGYNILSVPLAAGVLAFAGVVLSPAAGAVLMSVSTIVVALNAQLLRRLKLNPSEVR, encoded by the coding sequence ATGCACGACCACCACGATACAGACCATCAGGGCGGCCCGCTCGACCACGACCAGCCACCCAGCGGGACCCTGACCGAGCCCCCGGGGCATGGTGCCGGCCATCCGGGACCCGCCGGACACACGGAACACGCCGGACACGGCCAGCATGACGACGACCATACCGTCCACACGCACGGCCAGCATGCAGGGCACAGCACCGCCATGTTCAAGAACCGGTTCTGGCTAACGCTGGCCCTCGCCGTCCCGGTGGTCTACTTCAGCCCCATGATGGCGCATCTCCTGGGTTACATGCCGCCGGAATTTCCCGGCTCCGCCTGGATTCCGCCGGTCCTGGGCACAGTGATCTTCTTCTACGGCGGCCAGCCTTTCCTCAAGGGCGGCCTGCAGGAGCTGAAGGACCGCACCCCGGGCATGATGCTGCTGATCGGCATGGCCATTTCGGTGGCATTCGCCGCATCCTGGGTCACCAGCCTGGGAATCGGCGGCTTCGACCTGGACTTCTGGTGGGAGCTGGCGCTGCTGGTGGCCATCATGCTGCTGGGCCACTGGATCGAGATGCGCGCCCTGGGGTCCGCGCAGGGGGCCCTTGATGCCCTCGCCGCGCTGCTGCCTGACGAAGCGGAGCGCATCACGGACACTGGCACGGAAACCGTTCCCGTTTCCGAACTCCAGCCTGACGACCTGGTCCTGGTGCGCTCCGGCGCCCGGATGCCGGCCGACGGAACAGTGGTGGAAGGGCAGGCCGAGGTCGACGAATCCATGATCACCGGCGAATCCAAGACCGTGCCCCGCGGTCCCGGAGACGCCGTGGTGGCGGGAACCGTGGCCACCGACACCAGCGTCCGCGTCCGGGTCACCGCCGTGGGCGACGACACCGCCCTGGCAGGCATCCAGCGGCTGGTGGCCGAGGCACAGCAGTCCTCCTCGCGCGCTCAGGCCCTGGCTGACCGTGCCGCAGCCTTCCTGTTCTACTTTGCCGCCGGCGCGGGTGTCCTGACGTTCATCGCCTGGACCCTGCTGGGCAGCATCCCGGAGGCCGTCACCCGCACCGTCACCGTCCTGGTCATCGCCTGCCCCCACGCCCTGGGCCTGGCCATCCCGCTGGTGATCGCCATCTCCACCGAGCAGGCAGCCCGCGCCGGGGTGCTGATCAAGAACCGGATGGCGCTGGAACGGATGCGCACCATCGACGTTGTCCTCTTCGACAAGACCGGCACGCTCACCACGGGCGCACCGCAGCTGAAGGACGTGGCCGCAGCCGAGGGCGTGGACGCCGATGAGCTGCTGGCCCTGGCCGCCGCCGTCGAGTCGGACAGCGAGCATCCCGTGGCGCGGGCGATCGTCCGCGCGGCCCGCGAACGCAACCTCACCCTTCCGGTTGCCACCGGGTCCACCTCCCTGACCGGCCGCGGCGTCAAAGCCAGCGTGGACGGCCGTACGGTGCACGTGGGCGGGCCCGCGCTCCTGCGCGAGCTGGGCGCCGTCGAACCTTCCGCCCTGGCGCAGTCCACCCGGGCGTGGATGGACCGCGGCGCTGCCGTCCTGCATGTCATTGACGACGACGGCCGCGTGCTGGGCGCCGTCAGCCTGGAGGACGCGGTGCGTGCGGAGTCGCGCCAGGCCGTGGCAGCGCTGCAGAACCGCGGCGTCAAGGTGGGCATGATCACCGGCGACGCCCGGCAGGTGGCCCAAGCCGTGGCCGAGGACCTGAACATCGACGAGGTGTTCGCCGAAGTCCTGCCCGCGGACAAGGACAAGAAGGTGGCCGAGCTGCAGGCCCGCGGGCTGAAGGTGGCCATGGTGGGCGACGGCGTCAACGACTCACCGGCGCTGGCCCGCGCAGAGGTGGGCATCGCGATCGGCGCCGGCACGGACGTGGCCATGGAATCCGCCGGGGTGGTGCTGGCCGGAAACGATCCGCGCGCCGTGCTGTCCATGGTGGACCTGTCCCGCGCCAGCTACCGCAAGATGTGGCAGAACCTGGTGTGGGCCACCGGCTACAACATCCTGTCCGTGCCACTGGCCGCGGGTGTCCTGGCGTTCGCCGGGGTGGTGCTGTCCCCCGCGGCCGGAGCGGTGCTGATGTCGGTGTCCACGATCGTGGTGGCGCTGAACGCCCAGCTGCTGCGGCGCCTGAAACTGAACCCGTCCGAGGTACGTTGA
- a CDS encoding DUF305 domain-containing protein, with translation MNTTIKTLSIAAALAASLGLAGCAADSGSGNSMPMDHGSSNPMASANPMSSTMPSAGMMPSASADHNQADIMFAQMMIPHHAQAVEMSGIILAKAGMPAEVTELATRIKAAQAPEIEQMTGWLKGWNVPTMMSDHSGHGMSGMVDDAGIDKLKSATGTEAARLFLEQMIGHHEGAIDMAQQEISAGKFPDAVKLGHDIVDAQQAEITQMKQLLTTL, from the coding sequence ATGAACACCACTATCAAGACCCTGTCCATTGCCGCTGCCCTGGCCGCCTCCCTCGGCCTCGCCGGATGCGCCGCCGATTCCGGCTCCGGCAACAGCATGCCCATGGACCACGGCAGCTCCAACCCAATGGCCAGCGCCAACCCCATGTCCAGCACCATGCCAAGCGCCGGGATGATGCCCAGTGCCAGTGCCGACCATAACCAGGCGGACATCATGTTTGCCCAGATGATGATCCCGCACCACGCTCAGGCGGTGGAGATGAGCGGCATCATCCTGGCCAAAGCCGGTATGCCTGCAGAGGTCACCGAACTGGCCACCAGGATCAAGGCGGCACAGGCACCCGAGATCGAGCAGATGACCGGCTGGCTCAAGGGCTGGAATGTGCCCACCATGATGAGCGACCACTCCGGACACGGCATGTCCGGCATGGTGGACGACGCCGGCATCGACAAGCTGAAGTCCGCCACCGGCACCGAGGCCGCCCGGCTGTTCCTCGAGCAGATGATCGGCCACCATGAGGGCGCCATCGACATGGCACAGCAGGAGATCAGCGCCGGCAAATTCCCCGACGCCGTGAAACTGGGCCACGACATCGTGGACGCGCAGCAGGCGGAAATCACGCAGATGAAGCAGTTGCTGACCACGCTCTAA
- a CDS encoding arsenate reductase/protein-tyrosine-phosphatase family protein, giving the protein MDTSAPVRILTVCTGNICRSPVAERLLQAGLDQAVPDGFHVSSAGTRALVGEPMQPISADIVRTFGGDPEGFAARQLTSKILRGVDLVLTMTSGHRGEVLQLDASLLKRTFTIREFARMLEVLAQRAAAADGAQPAAVVPSPGALPVSNGSDDDTRLAANAALWRALPARAAGVRHLSLPADSADNDIVDPYRRAPEVYREMEDQLAPAIVSILRHARLNAPVRGTVPQSR; this is encoded by the coding sequence TTGGACACTTCCGCACCAGTACGAATCCTCACCGTCTGCACCGGCAACATCTGCCGCTCCCCCGTGGCTGAACGGCTGCTGCAGGCAGGACTCGACCAGGCGGTGCCAGATGGTTTCCACGTGTCCAGTGCGGGCACCCGTGCCCTGGTGGGCGAACCCATGCAGCCCATTTCCGCGGACATCGTGCGGACCTTCGGCGGCGACCCCGAAGGGTTCGCCGCACGGCAGCTCACATCCAAAATCCTGCGCGGGGTGGACCTGGTGCTCACCATGACGTCCGGGCACCGCGGCGAGGTCCTGCAGCTGGATGCCTCCCTGCTCAAGCGGACCTTCACCATCAGGGAGTTTGCCCGGATGCTGGAGGTCCTGGCCCAGCGCGCCGCCGCCGCAGACGGCGCCCAGCCCGCCGCCGTCGTACCCTCCCCGGGCGCCCTGCCCGTCAGCAACGGGTCCGACGACGACACCCGGCTGGCTGCCAACGCCGCCTTGTGGCGCGCCCTGCCGGCCCGGGCCGCCGGGGTGCGGCACCTTTCGCTCCCCGCCGACTCCGCGGACAACGACATTGTGGACCCATACCGCCGCGCCCCGGAGGTGTACCGCGAGATGGAGGACCAGCTGGCACCGGCGATTGTGTCCATCCTGCGCCATGCCCGGCTCAACGCCCCGGTTCGCGGGACCGTGCCACAGTCCCGGTAG
- a CDS encoding LCP family protein, giving the protein MSIPGGSDPSGPGSSGNSDSHRPAWLAALGRRRWIAALVVLALVVAAGVAVFSLSRGSKEAQPAATQTQSPSPTPTPTPTPTPSETPPPAPAPPPPPPPIPDLPATPMNILVIGSDTRDVPAREAAAHTAATGEPTDQRADTLMVVHVPADRRNLYLISINRDNWVDIPGVGGAKINSALQYGGIDLQTATVQQLLGITIDHTLMLDFGGFKILVDNLGGIDVNVPIAFQSTIETQHVFAQGMNHLDGQAALEFSRERHAFSDGDFQRVRDQQIMLRAILARLTAGGALNDVNAVRSLVDLASCCLTVDRAFDPVQAAVLAYSLRNLDVNAVGSMTLPTAGSGFIAGQSVLFPDYGGIAAVGAALREGRIGDLAKP; this is encoded by the coding sequence ATGAGCATCCCAGGCGGTTCTGATCCATCCGGGCCCGGCAGCTCCGGGAACTCCGATTCGCACCGGCCGGCCTGGCTTGCGGCCTTGGGCCGGCGCCGCTGGATCGCCGCGCTGGTGGTACTGGCACTTGTGGTGGCCGCCGGAGTGGCGGTCTTCAGCCTGAGCCGCGGGAGCAAAGAGGCGCAGCCTGCGGCCACCCAAACCCAGTCGCCCAGCCCGACACCGACGCCCACACCCACGCCGACTCCCTCTGAAACACCCCCGCCGGCTCCCGCTCCCCCACCGCCGCCTCCCCCGATTCCGGACCTGCCTGCCACCCCGATGAACATCCTCGTCATCGGCAGCGACACCCGTGATGTTCCCGCACGAGAGGCCGCCGCCCATACGGCGGCCACCGGTGAGCCCACGGACCAGCGGGCGGACACTCTGATGGTGGTCCACGTCCCTGCCGACCGCCGGAACCTGTACCTCATCTCCATCAACCGCGACAACTGGGTGGACATCCCCGGCGTCGGCGGCGCCAAGATCAACTCCGCACTGCAGTACGGCGGGATCGACCTGCAAACCGCCACGGTGCAGCAGTTGCTGGGAATTACCATCGACCACACCCTGATGCTCGACTTCGGCGGCTTCAAGATCCTGGTGGACAATCTCGGCGGCATCGACGTCAACGTGCCGATAGCCTTCCAGTCGACCATTGAAACCCAGCACGTCTTCGCCCAGGGCATGAACCACCTGGACGGACAAGCCGCCCTGGAATTTTCCCGCGAGCGCCATGCGTTCTCCGACGGCGATTTCCAGCGGGTCCGCGACCAGCAGATCATGCTCCGCGCCATCCTTGCCCGCCTCACAGCCGGCGGTGCCCTGAACGACGTCAACGCGGTGCGGTCGCTGGTCGATTTGGCTTCATGCTGCCTGACCGTGGACAGGGCCTTTGATCCCGTCCAGGCAGCGGTCCTGGCCTACAGCCTGCGCAACCTGGACGTGAACGCGGTTGGCAGCATGACGCTCCCGACGGCGGGCTCCGGCTTTATCGCCGGCCAATCCGTGCTGTTTCCCGATTACGGCGGCATCGCAGCTGTGGGCGCGGCACTTCGGGAGGGCCGGATCGGGGATCTCGCGAAGCCATAG
- a CDS encoding histidine phosphatase family protein, whose amino-acid sequence MKDSTSNDDGLTEAVQEAGAVELLLIRHGESEGNVAATEAREAGVEVIEVPARDADVDLSATGRDQAEALGIALARIAGEFRPDAVVSSPYARARQTAEIAVETAGWPLQVRTDERLRDRELGILDRLTRLGVENRYPEESERRDWLGKLYYRPPGGESWADVALRLRSVLAELNGLGTGHRVMLVCHDAVIMLFRYVLEGLSEKELLDLAATEAILNASVTRFVRPSGVGPWTLGSFNVADHLAEQGVTVTEHAGDTSVRPR is encoded by the coding sequence TTGAAGGACAGTACTTCGAACGACGACGGCCTGACGGAGGCGGTCCAGGAGGCCGGGGCGGTGGAACTGCTGCTGATCCGCCATGGTGAGAGCGAAGGCAACGTTGCGGCCACCGAAGCGCGTGAGGCCGGGGTGGAAGTCATCGAGGTTCCCGCCCGGGATGCGGACGTGGACTTGTCCGCCACCGGAAGGGACCAGGCCGAGGCGCTCGGTATTGCGTTGGCCCGGATCGCTGGGGAGTTCCGCCCTGACGCCGTGGTGTCCTCCCCCTATGCGCGTGCCCGTCAGACGGCTGAGATTGCGGTGGAAACAGCCGGCTGGCCGCTTCAGGTCCGCACGGATGAGCGGCTCCGCGACCGCGAACTCGGCATCCTGGACCGGCTCACCCGATTGGGCGTGGAGAACCGCTACCCTGAGGAATCAGAGCGACGGGACTGGCTGGGCAAGCTGTACTACCGGCCGCCCGGTGGGGAATCCTGGGCGGATGTGGCTTTGCGGCTGCGGTCCGTCCTGGCCGAACTGAACGGCCTGGGCACGGGCCACCGGGTGATGCTGGTGTGCCACGACGCCGTGATCATGCTGTTCCGGTATGTGCTGGAAGGGCTCAGCGAGAAGGAACTGCTTGACCTGGCAGCCACGGAGGCCATCCTCAACGCCTCGGTGACCCGGTTCGTCCGCCCGTCCGGCGTTGGGCCGTGGACGCTGGGGAGCTTCAATGTGGCCGACCACTTGGCGGAGCAGGGCGTCACCGTCACCGAGCATGCGGGAGACACCAGTGTCCGGCCGCGGTGA